In Carya illinoinensis cultivar Pawnee chromosome 16, C.illinoinensisPawnee_v1, whole genome shotgun sequence, a single window of DNA contains:
- the LOC122298561 gene encoding transcription factor MYB24-like → MSTSSKSLSSSSEDDSDQLRRGPWTVEEDTLLINYVSHHGEGRWNLLAKCSGLRRTGKSCRLRWLNYLKPDVKRGNLSPQEQLLILELHSKWGNRWSKIAQHLPGRTDNEIKNYWRTRVQKQARVFKIDTDSTIFHDIIRSYWMPSLFQKIEEPSTSGMEFQHSEISQPLDSAHRHSAAEAPAPAQVAGQGTLGFSQSLDLHVQNQDSEPCTSSCISLSKSMDTSYISQVSEYPASPFDAMVNNEYETFLRACYYADNSNFEMENLNLESIPPAAGNFESFISNSHSGERNWGDHDLSGSLWNMDGLWQTSN, encoded by the exons ATGTCTACTTCTAGTAAGAGCTTAAGCAGTTCTAGTGAAGATGATAGCGATCAGCTTCGCAGGGGGCCCTGGACTGTTGAAGAAGATACCCTGCTCATTAACTACGTTTCTCATCATGGTGAGGGCCGATGGAATTTGCTTGCCAAATGTTCAG GATTGAGGAGAACTGGCAAGAGCTGCAGATTAAGATGGCTAAACTATCTCAAACCAGATGTGAAGCGCGGAAATCTATCCCCACAAGAACAGCTTTTGATTCTTGAACTCCACTCCAAGTGGGGTAATAG GTGGTCAAAGATTGCACAACATCTACCCGGAAGAACAGACAATGAAATCAAGAACTATTGGAGAACTCGGGTGCAGAAACAAGCAAGGGTTTTTAAGATCGATACAGATAGCACAATATTTCATGATATTATCCGGAGTTATTGGATGCCAAGCTTGTTTCAAAAGATAGAAGAACCATCTACCTCAGGCATGGAATTCCAACACTCAGAAATCTCTCAGCCTCTTGACAGTGCTCACAGACATTCAGCAGCAGAAGCACCGGCACCAGCACAAGTTGCTGGACAGGGAACTCTTGGTTTTAGCCAAAGTTTGGATCTCCATGTGCAGAATCAAGACTCAGAGCCCTGCACCAGTTCATGCATTTCCTTGTCAAAATCAATGGATACCTCATACATTTCTCAAGTTTCAGAGTATCCAGCTAGTCCATTTGATGCCATGGTTAACAATGAATATGAAACATTTTTGAGGGCTTGCTATTATGCAGACAACAGTAACTTTGAGATGGAAAACCTCAACCTGGAAAGTATACCACCAGCAGCAGGGAATTTTGAGAGTTTTATTAGCAATTCCCATTCTGGGGAAAGAAACTGGGGTGATCATGATCTTTCAGGTAGCCTGTGGAACATGGATGGACTATGGCAAACAAGTAACTAA
- the LOC122299185 gene encoding pentatricopeptide repeat-containing protein At5g57250, mitochondrial has product MRLRVNSNNIVRQSSKFHEQMFSTRTNFFRSSSSSPCDNHSNNFPKLPPLQTLLKRGFSPTLKSINQFLLFLSRTHRFNSIIHFFSQMSSNQIKGNSRTHSILAWALLKSHKFEEAEHVMVTQVTTASNFPTTRMWDSMIQDLCAKQNDPEKALFVLRFCLRYRGILPSSFTFCSLIHTFSSQGNMGKAIEVLELMTDEIVSYPFGNFVCSSVISGFCKIGKPELAMGFFENSVSSGALRPNEVTYTAIAGALCKLGRVNEICDWVCGMEMEGLEFDVVFYSCWICGFIAEGDLKEAFRKKKQMVERGIKPDVMSYTILIDGLSKLGDVEKVVGLLNKMSKDGIEPNLVTYTCIILGFCKKGKMKEALAIFKMAEVSGIQVDEFMFATLINGFCRSGDFDHVFHLLDEMEKRGINPSIVTYNTVINGLCKFGRTSEADELSKGIDGDIITYSTLLHGYIEEENTAGTLETKRRLEKAGVCMDVVMCNILIKALFMVGAFEDMYVIYKGMPEMGLAADFVTYCTMIYGYCKVGRIDEALEIFDDFRRTSISSVACYNCIINGLCKKGMVDMATEVFIELNEKDLALDVNTYMMLIKAIFESKSADGVLKLVCRLKNLRPEIYCIMCNDAILYLCKRGFPETASQVYIAMRNKESTVTSKSYYSILKGLFSVGKVSLSQPILTAFLKEYGLAEHRVSRILAHYLCLMNADRAIRVLDRIKDNNSAVTFPVSVFKDLVRSGRVLDAYKLLVEAEEYQPLMDVVDYSIIIDGLSKGGHVNKALDVCAFVKKKGITLNIISYNLVINGLCCQGHLVEAFRLFDSLEKNGLVPSEITYATLIDALCREGFLLDGKQLFERMVLKDFNPNTRVYNSLINGYCKFGRMEEAFRLLSDMEIKCLKPDEYTVSAVISGYNQKGDMEGALVFFMEFKKKGISPDFLGFLYLIRGLCAKGRMEEARSILREMLQSQSSVDLINKVDTEVETESIGSFLLVLCEQGSIQEAVAVLDQVASVFFPVRRWYKANDKRLDAPCNLYEQERVDSVASTSVSYPSKSDLGYGRSNVEEVKKAVESYDRLGKKSQFHKFDCYYSIIASLCSRGELQKAGRLAKEMLSNLDTSLLIKLEK; this is encoded by the coding sequence ATGAGGCTTCGCGTTAACAGCAACAACATTGTTCGGCAAAGTTCAAAGTTCCATGAACAAATGTTTTCCACTCGCACCAATTTCTttcgttcttcttcttcctctccttgTGATAATCATAGTAATAATTTCCCTAAACTCCCGCCTCTTCAGACCTTACTCAAAAGAGGCTTCTCCCCCACTCTGAAGTCCATCAACCAattccttctctttctctcacGAACCCACAGATTCAACTCAATCATCCACTTCTTCTCTCAAATGAGTTCGAACCAAATCAAAGGCAACTCTCGCACCCACTCAATCCTCGCGTGGGCTCTCCTCAAATCTCACAAATTCGAAGAAGCTGAGCATGTCATGGTCACCCAGGTGACTACAGCTTCTAATTTCCCCACAACTCGCATGTGGGATTCTATGATTCAAGACCTTTGTGCTAAACAAAACGACCCAGAGAAAGCTCTGTTCGTCTTACGTTTTTGCTTGAGATATAGAGGCATTCTACCTTCTTCTTTCACTTTTTGTTCATTGATTCATACGTTTAGCTCTCAGGGAAACATGGGTAAGGCAATTGAGGTGCTGGAGTTGATGACAGATGAGATAGTCAGTTACCCTTTTGGTAATTTTGTTTGCAGTTCCGTTATTTCTGGGTTTTGTAAGATCGGAAAGCCAGAACTTGCGATGGGGTTTTTTGAAAACTCCGTGAGTTCGGGAGCTTTACGGCCTAATGAGGTGACTTACACGGCGATTGCGGGTGCTCTTTGTAAGTTGGGTAGAGTGAATGAGATTTGTGATTGGGTTTGTGGGATGGAGATGGAAGGGTTGGAATTTGATGTTGTTTTTTATAGCTGTTGGATTTGTGGGTTTATAGCGGAAGGGGATTTAAAGGAGGcgtttagaaagaaaaaacaaatggtGGAAAGAGGAATCAAGCCAGATGTTATGAGCTATACCATACTAATAGATGGCTTGTCCAAGCTTGGGGATGTGGAAAAGGTAGTCGGTCTTTTGAATAAGATGAGTAAAGATGGAATAGAGCCCAATTTGGTTACGTACACATGCATCATTTTGGGATTTTGCAAGAAAGGGAAAATGAAGGAAGCGTTAGCTATTTTCAAGATGGCTGAAGTTTCGGGAATTCAAGTTGATGAATTTATGTTTGCAACTTTAATTAATGGCTTTTGCAGGAGTGGGGATTTTGATCATGTCTTTCATTTGCTCGATGAAATGGAGAAGAGGGGGATTAATCCAAGTATCGTGACCTATAATACTGTGATTAATGGATTGTGCAAGTTTGGGAGGACATCTGAGGCTGATGAGCTCTCAAAGGGCATAGATGGAGATATTATTACTTACAGTACACTGTTACATGGGTATATTGAGGAAGAGAATACAGCGGGGACTTTGGAAACAAAGAGGAGATTGGAAAAGGCTGGAGTCTGCATGGATGTTGTCATGTGTAATATACTCATCAAAGCACTATTTATGGTTGGGGCTTTTGAAGATATGTATGTGATCTACAAGGGAATGCCAGAAATGGGTTTGGCTGCAGATTTTGTTACTTATTGTACGATGATTTATGGGTATTGTAAAGTAGGAAGAATCGACGAGGCACTTGAGATATTTGATGATTTTCGGAGGACGTCTATTTCTTCAGTTGCATGCTACAATTGTATTATTAATGGGCTCTGCAAGAAGGGTATGGTGGATATGGCCACTGAAGTGTTTATCGAACTCAATGAGAAAGATTTAGCTTTGGATGTGAATACCTATATGATGCTGATCAAAGCAATTTTTGAATCAAAAAGTGCGGAtggggttttaaaattagtttgcAGGTTGAAGAATCTGAGGCCAGAAATATATTGTATAATGTGTAATGATGCTATCTTGTACTTGTGCAAGAGAGGTTTTCCTGAGACTGCAAGTCAAGTGTACATAGCAATGAGAAACAAAGAATCAACTGTGACAAGCAAGTCTTATTATTCAATCTTAAAAGGGCTTTTTAGTGTTGGAAAAGTGTCACTGAGTCAGCCTATTTTGACTGCATTTCTCAAAGAATATGGCCTAGCTGAGCATAGGGTAAGCCGGATACTAGCACACTACCTGTGTCTGATGAATGCCGACAGAGCGATTCGGGTTCTTGACAGAATCAAGGATAATAATTCAGCTGTCACTTTCCCTGTTTCGGTTTTTAAGGACCTTGTAAGGAGTGGTAGAGTTTTAGATGCATATAAGCTTCTTGTGGAGGCTGAAGAGTATCAACCCCTTATGGATGTGGTTGATTATTCAATCATAATTGATGGACTATCCAAGGGAGGGCATGTCAATAAGGCCTTAGATGTTTGtgcttttgttaaaaagaaagggaTTACCCTAAACATCATCTCTTATAATTTAGTTATAAACGGGCTGTGCTGCCAGGGTCACCTTGTCGAAGCATTTAGGCTATTTGATTCATTGGAGAAAAATGGTTTAGTTCCCTCTGAAATAACATATGCTACATTGATTGATGCATTATGCCGGGAGGGGTTTCTGCTAGATGGCAAGCAGTTGTTTGAGAGAATGGTTCTCAAGGATTTTAATCCAAATACACGTGTTTACAACTCATTGATCAATGGTTATTGCAAGTTTGGTAGAATGGAGGAAGCCTTTAGGCTTCTGTCTGATATGGAGATTAAATGCCTGAAGCCTGATGAATACACTGTTAGTGCTGTTATCAGTGGCTATAACCAAAAGGGTGACATGGAAGGGGCCCTCGTGTTTTTCATGGAGTTCAAGAAGAAAGGCATATCTCCTGATTTCTTGGGTTTCTTGTATTTGATCCGAGGTCTATGTGCCAAAGGAAGGATGGAAGAGGCCAGGAGCATCTTGAGAGAAATGCTTCAGTCCCAGTCTTCCGTGGATCTTATAAACAAAGTTGACACCGAGGTTGAAACAGAGTCAATAGGaagttttcttcttgttttatgTGAGCAAGGAAGTATCCAAGAAGCTGTTGCAGTTCTTGACCAAGTTGCTTCTGTGTTTTTCCCAGTCCGAAGATGGTATAAAGCTAATGATAAAAGATTAGATGCACCATGCAATCTTTATGAACAGGAAAGAGTTGATTCGGTTGCATCAACTTCTGTAAGCTACCCTTCCAAAAGTGATTTGGGATATGGTCGTTCTAACGTAGAAGAAGTAAAGAAAGCGGTGGAAAGTTATGATAGGTTAGGGAAAAAATCTCAATTTCATAAATTCGACTGTTACTATTCGATCATAGCTTCACTCTGTTCAAGAGGGGAGCTGCAGAAGGCTGGTCGATTAGCAAAAGAAATGCTTTCAAATTTGGATACATCCCTATTAATAAAACTGGAAAAGTAG